The following are encoded in a window of Gasterosteus aculeatus chromosome 5, fGasAcu3.hap1.1, whole genome shotgun sequence genomic DNA:
- the LOC120819579 gene encoding transcription factor Sox-9-B isoform X1: MNLLDPYLKMTEEQDKCLSDAPSPSMSEDSAGSPCPSGSGSDTENTRPSENGLLGLDGEFKKDEDDKFPACIREAVSQVLKGYDWTLVPMPVRVNGSSKNKPHVKRPMNAFMVWAQAARRKLADQYPHLHNAELSKTLGKLWRLLNEGEKRPFVEEAERLRVQHKKDHPDYKYQPRRRKSVKNGQSESEDGSEQTHISPNAIFKALQQADSPASSMGEVHSPGEHSGSQGPPTPPTTPKTDVSSGKMDLKREGGIRSLSDGTGGRQLNIDFRDVDIGELSSDVISHIETFDVNEFDQYLPPNGHPGLAGAAGGSAPVAYTGSYSISGGSPVSPQAGAAAAWLAKSQNQQGQQQHTLTPLGGGGAEHRTQIKTEQLSPSHYTEQQGSPQHVAYNSPFNLQHYSPPSSAYPAAISRAQQYDYSDHQGGGAAGYYSHAGAGQGSGLYSTFSYMSSPSQRPMYTPIADTTGVPSIPQSSPQHWEQAPVYTQLTRP, encoded by the exons ATGAATCTCCTCGACCCTTACCTGAAGATGACGGAGGAACAAGACAAGTGTCTCTCCGACGCCCCGAGCCCGAGCATGTCCGAGGACTCCGCGGGATCTCCGTGCCCGTCCGGCTCGGGCTCCGACACAGAGAACACCCGGCCATCTGAGAACGGGCTACTCGGTCTAGATGGAGAGTTTAAGAAGGATGAGGACGATAAATTTCCCGCTTGCATCCGCGAGGCAGTGTCCCAGGTGCTCAAGGGCTACGACTGGACTCTTGTGCCTATGCCAGTGCGCGTTAACGGGTCCTCTAAGAACAAGCCTCACGTGAAAAGACCGATGAATGCTTTCATGGTGTGGGCTCAGGCTGCGCGCAGGAAGCTGGCTGATCAGTATCCTCACCTGCACAACGCAGAGCTCAGCAAAACTCTGGGGAAACTCTGGAG ACTTCTGAATGAAGGGGAGAAGCGGCCGTTTGTGGAGGAAGCCGAACGGCTCCGGGTGCAGCACAAGAAGGACCACCCCGACTACAAATACCAGCCCCGGCGGAGGAAGTCCGTCAAGAACGGCCAGAGCGAGTCGGAGGACGGCAGTGAGCAGACGCACATTTCCCCCAATGCCATCTTCAAAGCTCTCCAGCAGGCGGACTCCCCAGCCTCCAGCATGGGAGAGGTGCACTCACCGGGTGAGCACTCAG GCTCCCAGGGCCCCCCTACTCCTCCCACCACCCCAAAGACTGATGTCAGCTCGGGCAAGATGGACCTAAAGCGAGAGGGTGGCATCCGCTCCCTGTCCGACGGCACCGGCGGCCGCCAGCTCAACATCGACTTCCGCGACGTGGACATCGGCGAGCTGAGCAGCGACGTCATCTCCCACATCGAGACCTTCGACGTCAACGAGTTCGACCAGTACCTTCCGCCCAACGGGCACCCCGGCTTAGCGGGCGCCGCCGGCGGCTCCGCGCCGGTCGCTTACACCGGCAGCTACAGCATCAGCGGCGGCAGCCCGGTGAGCCCGCAGGCGGGGGCCGCCGCGGCTTGGCTGGCGAAAAGCCAAAACCAGCAGGGACAGCAGCAGCATACTCTGACCCcactggggggagggggcgccgAGCACCGGACCCAGATAAAGACTGAGCAGCTGAGCCCGAGCCACTACACCGAGCAGCAGGGTTCCCCGCAACACGTCGCCTACAACAGCCCCTTCAACCTGCAGCACtacagccccccctcctccgcctacCCGGCCGCCATCTCCAGAGCGCAGCAGTACGACTACTCCGACCACCAAGGGGGCGGGGCCGCCGGCTACTACAGCCACGCGGGGGCGGGGCAAGGCTCAGGGCTGTACTCGACTTTCAGCTACATGAGTAGCCCCAGCCAGAGGCCCATGTACACGCCGATAGCCGACACCACGGGGGTCCCGTCCATCCCGCAGAGCAGCCCGCAGCACTGGGAGCAGGCTCCGGTCTACACCCAACTCACCAGGCCCTGA
- the LOC120819579 gene encoding transcription factor Sox-9-B isoform X2 has translation MNLLDPYLKMTEEQDKCLSDAPSPSMSEDSAGSPCPSGSGSDTENTRPSENGLLGLDGEFKKDEDDKFPACIREAVSQVLKGYDWTLVPMPVRVNGSSKNKPHVKRPMNAFMVWAQAARRKLADQYPHLHNAELSKTLGKLWRLLNEGEKRPFVEEAERLRVQHKKDHPDYKYQPRRRKSVKNGQSESEDGSEQTHISPNAIFKALQQADSPASSMGEVHSPGSQGPPTPPTTPKTDVSSGKMDLKREGGIRSLSDGTGGRQLNIDFRDVDIGELSSDVISHIETFDVNEFDQYLPPNGHPGLAGAAGGSAPVAYTGSYSISGGSPVSPQAGAAAAWLAKSQNQQGQQQHTLTPLGGGGAEHRTQIKTEQLSPSHYTEQQGSPQHVAYNSPFNLQHYSPPSSAYPAAISRAQQYDYSDHQGGGAAGYYSHAGAGQGSGLYSTFSYMSSPSQRPMYTPIADTTGVPSIPQSSPQHWEQAPVYTQLTRP, from the exons ATGAATCTCCTCGACCCTTACCTGAAGATGACGGAGGAACAAGACAAGTGTCTCTCCGACGCCCCGAGCCCGAGCATGTCCGAGGACTCCGCGGGATCTCCGTGCCCGTCCGGCTCGGGCTCCGACACAGAGAACACCCGGCCATCTGAGAACGGGCTACTCGGTCTAGATGGAGAGTTTAAGAAGGATGAGGACGATAAATTTCCCGCTTGCATCCGCGAGGCAGTGTCCCAGGTGCTCAAGGGCTACGACTGGACTCTTGTGCCTATGCCAGTGCGCGTTAACGGGTCCTCTAAGAACAAGCCTCACGTGAAAAGACCGATGAATGCTTTCATGGTGTGGGCTCAGGCTGCGCGCAGGAAGCTGGCTGATCAGTATCCTCACCTGCACAACGCAGAGCTCAGCAAAACTCTGGGGAAACTCTGGAG ACTTCTGAATGAAGGGGAGAAGCGGCCGTTTGTGGAGGAAGCCGAACGGCTCCGGGTGCAGCACAAGAAGGACCACCCCGACTACAAATACCAGCCCCGGCGGAGGAAGTCCGTCAAGAACGGCCAGAGCGAGTCGGAGGACGGCAGTGAGCAGACGCACATTTCCCCCAATGCCATCTTCAAAGCTCTCCAGCAGGCGGACTCCCCAGCCTCCAGCATGGGAGAGGTGCACTCACCGG GCTCCCAGGGCCCCCCTACTCCTCCCACCACCCCAAAGACTGATGTCAGCTCGGGCAAGATGGACCTAAAGCGAGAGGGTGGCATCCGCTCCCTGTCCGACGGCACCGGCGGCCGCCAGCTCAACATCGACTTCCGCGACGTGGACATCGGCGAGCTGAGCAGCGACGTCATCTCCCACATCGAGACCTTCGACGTCAACGAGTTCGACCAGTACCTTCCGCCCAACGGGCACCCCGGCTTAGCGGGCGCCGCCGGCGGCTCCGCGCCGGTCGCTTACACCGGCAGCTACAGCATCAGCGGCGGCAGCCCGGTGAGCCCGCAGGCGGGGGCCGCCGCGGCTTGGCTGGCGAAAAGCCAAAACCAGCAGGGACAGCAGCAGCATACTCTGACCCcactggggggagggggcgccgAGCACCGGACCCAGATAAAGACTGAGCAGCTGAGCCCGAGCCACTACACCGAGCAGCAGGGTTCCCCGCAACACGTCGCCTACAACAGCCCCTTCAACCTGCAGCACtacagccccccctcctccgcctacCCGGCCGCCATCTCCAGAGCGCAGCAGTACGACTACTCCGACCACCAAGGGGGCGGGGCCGCCGGCTACTACAGCCACGCGGGGGCGGGGCAAGGCTCAGGGCTGTACTCGACTTTCAGCTACATGAGTAGCCCCAGCCAGAGGCCCATGTACACGCCGATAGCCGACACCACGGGGGTCCCGTCCATCCCGCAGAGCAGCCCGCAGCACTGGGAGCAGGCTCCGGTCTACACCCAACTCACCAGGCCCTGA